A section of the Planctomycetaceae bacterium genome encodes:
- a CDS encoding (5-formylfuran-3-yl)methyl phosphate synthase — protein sequence MPPGLLVSVRSSAEATAALRGGADIIDVKEPALGSLGRAPGTTISDIVDVVRASDPTIPVSAALGELREWSTANGEASDDPPVFDASQTDSLRGLSYVKMGLSGTAPPAPENERIEDWRIAVRRVRQSLLATLPDNHAALSSNVPAIPAWVAVAYADHQRAAAPSIFDVLQDAVANRHPVLLVDTFTKDETTLLDWLTVAQLSSLKSECRAAGLRLALAGRLSLSLIRELRNVAPDIIAVRGAACSNSDRNAEISADRVREVRHAIAAEHWPTSVPQHTAIGN from the coding sequence GTGCCACCCGGATTGCTGGTCTCCGTTCGTTCGTCCGCCGAAGCCACTGCGGCTTTGCGGGGCGGAGCCGACATTATCGATGTCAAGGAACCAGCCCTCGGTTCGCTCGGCCGGGCACCAGGGACGACGATCAGCGATATCGTCGACGTCGTGCGAGCGTCAGATCCCACCATCCCCGTCAGCGCCGCTCTCGGAGAACTGCGTGAATGGTCCACGGCCAACGGCGAAGCGTCCGACGATCCGCCGGTCTTCGACGCCTCGCAGACAGACAGCCTGCGCGGGCTGTCGTACGTGAAAATGGGACTTTCCGGAACTGCGCCGCCAGCGCCGGAGAACGAACGGATCGAAGACTGGCGGATTGCCGTCCGGCGCGTTCGACAGTCCCTGCTGGCGACATTGCCTGACAATCATGCGGCGCTGAGTTCGAACGTCCCGGCCATTCCCGCCTGGGTCGCGGTCGCCTATGCCGATCATCAGCGAGCGGCGGCTCCTTCGATCTTCGACGTGCTGCAGGACGCTGTCGCCAATCGACATCCCGTGCTGCTGGTGGACACGTTCACCAAAGACGAAACGACGCTGCTGGACTGGCTGACCGTCGCGCAGCTTTCGTCGCTGAAGTCGGAGTGCCGAGCCGCGGGACTGCGTCTGGCTCTTGCCGGCAGACTTTCTCTGTCGCTGATCCGTGAACTGCGGAATGTCGCTCCCGACATCATCGCCGTTCGAGGCGCCGCGTGTTCGAACAGCGACCGCAACGCCGAAATTAGTGCCGACCGAGTCCGCGAAGTCAGGCACGCAATCGCCGCTGAACACTGGCCGACGTCCGTGCCTCAGCACACAGCGATCGGCAATTGA